The following coding sequences lie in one Microvirga sp. 17 mud 1-3 genomic window:
- a CDS encoding NAD(P)/FAD-dependent oxidoreductase, with the protein MSLSEASVSPAAHPRVVIIGAGFGGLEAAKALRHVPVDVTVIDRHNYHCFQPLLYQVATATLSPSDIAWPIRGILRNQRNVTVLMAEVTGVNTEKRLVHAGPVAVPYDYLVLATGATHSYFGHDEWADAAPGLKQIEDATRIRRRILLAFEKAELTQDPTEHERLLTFVIVGGGPTGVEMAGAIAEVACQTLPSEFRNVDLRQSRILLLEAGPRLLAAFPEDLSAYAQRELERLGVEVRTGTAVTRCDSHGVETSSGRIEAGTIIWAAGVVASPAARWLDAERDKAGRIKVASDLTIPGRPEIFAIGDTAAPVTADGRPVPGIAPAAKQMGGYVASVITARVSGHTVPGPFRYRHQGDLATIGRKVAVVKLKHVQLRGFVGWVFWGVAHIYFLIGIRNRFVVAFNWLWNYFTFQRGARLITETGPAAQEQAAPQSQDAPERVG; encoded by the coding sequence GTGAGCCTTTCTGAAGCTTCTGTAAGCCCGGCCGCACATCCGCGCGTCGTGATTATAGGTGCGGGTTTCGGCGGTCTCGAGGCCGCAAAGGCGCTGCGCCATGTTCCGGTCGACGTTACCGTCATCGACCGTCACAACTACCATTGTTTCCAGCCGCTTCTCTATCAGGTGGCGACCGCGACCCTCTCGCCTTCGGACATTGCGTGGCCGATCCGAGGCATCCTGCGAAATCAGCGCAATGTGACGGTTCTCATGGCCGAGGTCACGGGCGTGAACACCGAGAAGCGCCTTGTCCATGCAGGGCCGGTCGCGGTTCCGTACGACTATCTTGTTCTCGCAACGGGCGCGACGCATTCCTATTTCGGACACGACGAGTGGGCCGACGCGGCCCCGGGGCTGAAGCAGATCGAGGATGCGACACGGATCCGGCGGCGGATCCTCCTCGCTTTCGAAAAGGCCGAGTTGACGCAGGACCCCACAGAGCACGAGCGTCTTCTGACCTTCGTGATCGTCGGCGGCGGCCCCACCGGGGTCGAGATGGCAGGAGCCATCGCCGAAGTGGCCTGCCAGACCTTGCCGTCCGAATTCCGAAACGTGGATCTGCGCCAATCCCGCATCCTCCTTCTCGAGGCAGGGCCGCGCCTGCTCGCAGCCTTTCCGGAGGATCTCTCGGCCTACGCGCAACGGGAGCTGGAGCGCCTCGGCGTCGAGGTCAGGACCGGGACGGCGGTCACACGGTGCGATTCGCATGGCGTTGAAACCAGCAGCGGGCGGATCGAAGCCGGTACCATCATCTGGGCCGCAGGTGTCGTCGCCTCACCGGCCGCGCGCTGGCTCGATGCGGAGCGGGACAAGGCCGGGCGCATCAAAGTGGCCTCCGACCTAACGATCCCCGGAAGACCAGAGATCTTCGCCATCGGCGACACGGCCGCGCCGGTCACGGCGGACGGCCGTCCCGTCCCGGGCATCGCGCCTGCCGCCAAACAAATGGGTGGCTACGTCGCGAGCGTCATCACGGCCCGGGTGTCCGGGCATACGGTCCCGGGGCCATTTCGATACCGCCATCAGGGAGACCTTGCCACGATCGGGCGCAAGGTCGCGGTCGTGAAGCTCAAACATGTGCAGTTGCGCGGTTTCGTCGGCTGGGTGTTCTGGGGGGTAGCCCACATTTATTTCCTGATCGGCATCCGAAACCGCTTCGTCGTCGCCTTCAACTGGCTCTGGAATTACTTCACGTTTCAGCGCGGTGCGCGCCTCATTACCGAGACCGGGCCAGCTGCTCAGGAGCAGGCCGCTCCCCAGTCCCAGGACGCGCCCGAAAGGGTCGGCTAG
- the ung gene encoding uracil-DNA glycosylase, with amino-acid sequence MTGPVSEALAAFRADPRAASWLSLPFFANRRADAIAAEIDDAVAKGAHVLPPPEKVFASLLLTPLESVKVVILGQDPYPTPGDAHGLAFSYAGTRRFPASLRTILAEMAEDLGVPMPRSGDLTRWAEQGVLLLNTALTVEAGKAGAHLKLGWSALVDDAVTAISRRRSAVVFLLWGAKARERAALVDADKHLLIEAGHPSPLNRQRDFRGTKPFSRANAWLASKGLAPIEWRLD; translated from the coding sequence ATGACAGGTCCCGTCAGCGAAGCCCTTGCGGCCTTCCGCGCCGATCCGCGGGCCGCCTCCTGGCTTTCCCTGCCGTTCTTCGCAAATAGGCGGGCCGACGCCATCGCGGCCGAAATCGACGACGCCGTCGCTAAAGGCGCCCATGTGCTGCCGCCGCCCGAAAAGGTCTTCGCCAGCCTCCTCCTCACGCCCCTGGAGAGCGTCAAGGTCGTCATCCTGGGCCAGGACCCCTATCCCACGCCCGGCGACGCACACGGCCTCGCCTTCTCGTATGCCGGAACGCGCCGGTTCCCGGCGTCGCTCAGGACGATCCTGGCCGAGATGGCGGAGGATCTCGGCGTACCCATGCCGCGAAGCGGAGACCTGACCCGCTGGGCCGAGCAGGGCGTGCTCCTCCTCAACACGGCGCTCACGGTCGAGGCCGGCAAGGCGGGGGCACATCTGAAGCTCGGTTGGTCGGCGCTCGTGGACGATGCGGTTACGGCCATCTCCCGGCGCCGGAGCGCCGTGGTCTTCCTGCTCTGGGGCGCCAAGGCGCGGGAGCGCGCCGCATTGGTGGATGCGGACAAGCACCTGCTGATCGAGGCAGGCCATCCCTCCCCGCTCAATCGCCAGCGCGATTTCAGGGGGACGAAGCCTTTCAGTCGCGCCAATGCCTGGCTTGCCTCGAAGGGTCTCGCTCCGATCGAGTGGCGGCTCGATTGA
- a CDS encoding nickel/cobalt transporter, with protein sequence MSVTAEPLGFSGPGRIRPVARLGLALATMALVALALALLLWWLSPGAAPPARNPFGMGLREAAPTGQLGAAIIEAQSRFYKSLQQNVVALKSDGAALWTLILVGFAYGVFHAAGPGHGKGVIAAYLVADGRALAKGFALSLAAALVQALVAILIVSLLALLFQATAATMTRVATTVEWVSFGAVALLGLLITWRKAGKVLGVLALARDPLAAPTQGAACDHVHMPEPEELRRLTRWRDMAGVVLAAGIRPCTGALVVLVFALSQGLFAAGLAATFAMALGTALTTGAIAALAVFAKAAALALAGGRGATGAVAVAALELLAAAFVAVLGGSLLFGFWTSGLAS encoded by the coding sequence ATGTCCGTGACTGCCGAACCTCTCGGCTTCTCCGGCCCCGGCAGGATCCGCCCGGTCGCCCGGCTCGGCCTTGCCCTTGCGACCATGGCCCTCGTCGCCCTCGCGCTCGCGCTCCTCCTGTGGTGGCTCTCGCCGGGTGCGGCGCCTCCGGCTCGCAATCCCTTCGGCATGGGCCTGCGGGAGGCGGCGCCCACGGGACAGCTCGGGGCCGCCATCATCGAGGCCCAGAGCCGCTTCTACAAAAGCCTCCAGCAGAACGTCGTCGCCCTGAAGAGCGACGGAGCTGCCCTGTGGACCCTGATCCTGGTCGGCTTCGCCTATGGCGTCTTCCACGCAGCCGGTCCCGGCCACGGCAAGGGCGTCATCGCGGCCTATCTGGTCGCCGACGGGCGGGCCCTCGCGAAGGGCTTTGCCCTCAGCCTCGCGGCCGCCCTCGTCCAGGCCCTCGTGGCGATCCTGATCGTCAGCCTCCTGGCGCTCCTGTTCCAGGCCACCGCCGCCACCATGACCCGGGTCGCGACCACGGTCGAATGGGTGAGCTTCGGCGCCGTGGCCCTGCTGGGCCTTCTCATCACCTGGCGCAAGGCCGGCAAGGTCTTGGGCGTCCTGGCGCTCGCCCGCGATCCTCTGGCAGCCCCCACACAAGGTGCGGCCTGCGACCATGTCCATATGCCGGAGCCCGAAGAGCTGCGCCGCCTGACCCGCTGGCGGGACATGGCAGGCGTGGTGCTGGCCGCCGGCATCCGCCCCTGCACGGGTGCCCTGGTGGTGCTGGTTTTCGCCCTTTCGCAAGGCCTCTTCGCGGCAGGCCTCGCGGCGACCTTCGCGATGGCCCTCGGCACCGCCCTCACGACGGGCGCCATCGCGGCGCTCGCGGTCTTCGCCAAGGCAGCTGCCCTTGCCCTCGCAGGAGGGCGCGGCGCCACGGGGGCAGTGGCGGTCGCCGCTCTCGAGCTTCTGGCGGCCGCCTTCGTGGCCGTTCTCGGCGGAAGCCTTCTCTTCGGCTTCTGGACCTCCGGCCTCGCGAGCTGA
- a CDS encoding DUF1007 family protein has protein sequence MIPRLASSLFAAAFALLASPAIAHPHVWVTAKAELLYDSEGRVTGIRHAWTFDKGYSAFMTQGLDRNGDGKLTPDELQDLAKENTESLSEFAYFTVLKGNGRKQDFDSPRDYSMTYGEEALTLVYLLPLKAPAAAKTLSLEVYDPTYFVSFGLAEGNAVALAGAAPQGCAINITRPKNADQPAQAQAQPLSEAFFETLTAASTYGVEFANKAIVACP, from the coding sequence ATGATCCCTCGCCTCGCCTCAAGCCTTTTCGCTGCCGCCTTTGCGCTGCTCGCGTCCCCGGCCATCGCGCATCCCCATGTGTGGGTGACGGCCAAGGCGGAGCTCCTCTATGATTCCGAGGGACGCGTGACCGGCATCCGCCATGCCTGGACCTTCGACAAGGGCTATTCGGCCTTCATGACCCAGGGCCTCGACCGGAACGGCGACGGCAAGCTGACGCCGGACGAATTGCAGGACCTCGCGAAAGAGAACACCGAATCGCTTTCGGAATTCGCGTATTTCACGGTGCTCAAGGGCAATGGCCGGAAGCAGGATTTCGATTCGCCGCGGGACTACAGCATGACTTATGGGGAAGAGGCGCTGACCCTGGTCTATCTTCTGCCCCTGAAGGCGCCCGCCGCCGCCAAGACCCTCTCGCTGGAGGTCTACGACCCGACCTATTTCGTCTCGTTTGGCCTTGCCGAAGGGAATGCGGTAGCGCTCGCCGGCGCCGCACCGCAGGGCTGCGCCATCAACATCACGCGCCCGAAGAACGCCGATCAGCCCGCCCAGGCTCAGGCGCAGCCCCTCTCGGAAGCCTTCTTCGAAACCCTGACGGCGGCCTCCACCTACGGGGTCGAGTTCGCCAACAAGGCTATCGTCGCATGTCCGTGA
- a CDS encoding indolepyruvate ferredoxin oxidoreductase family protein, which produces MAEGQVALRDVSLDDKYDLTKDRVFITGTQAVVRMLLMQRERDRLAGLNTAGFVSGYRGSPLGGMDQNLWRARRWLDEANILFQPGLNEELAATAVWGSQQAEIRGDGKHDGVFGLWYGKGPGVDRSGDVFRHANMAGSSKHGGVLALMGDDHTAESSTVAHQSEFHFVDVMMPILNPAGVQEILDYGLYGYAMSRFCGTWVAFKCVKENIESTASVDGALDRVKIALPDDFQMPPGGLNIRARDGVLDQEARLQDYKRDAMMAFVRANNLNRIVLSGGRQPKIGVITVGKSYLDVRQALDELGLDEVKANDMGLRLYKVACPWPLSQAELADFARGLDLVIVVEEKRSLIEVQLREELYGTANQPLCIGKRDESGNWLFPVKGALDPNDIAVAIGERLLRYHNNDDLRGRVERLRHAQQVLAATSDVATRIPHFCSGCPHNTSTKVPEGMRAYAGIGCHYMVQWMDRETDGFTQMGGEGANWIGEAPFSTRGHVFQNLGDGTYNHSGVLALRWAIHTKTNVTYKILFNDAVAMTGGQKHEGGITVDMIARQVREEGVERIALVTDEPHKYPKSIRWPQGMTIHHRSALEAVQRELAALPGVTVMIYDQTCASEKRRRRKRGEFPDPDKRVLINDLVCEGCGDCSVQSNCVAVQPVETEFGRKRQIDQSNCNKDFSCVSGFCPSFVTVHGAKVKKAAPVQARDDGALPALPEPAIPAIDRTFNIIVTGVGGTGVVTIGAILGMAAHLEGKGLGMIDMAGLAQKGGAVYSHVRLANAQDDINAIRVSAESADLVLGCDLVVTGTKKVLASVRKGRTALVVNTAEVMPGEFTRNADFSLPTERLKRAVVSAAGADGVDFIDATATANALLGNAIAANMFMLGYAYQKGRVPLSRAAIEKAIELNGEAVKMNLAAFAWGRRAAVAPEMLAVLMTDAKAPTESRRLSETLDETIDRRAQFLTDYQNARYAVRYRRAVERVRAAEEKAVPGSTSLTDAVVRSLFKLMAYKDEYEVARLYTDGSFERQVASTFEGENLRYEFHLAPPLFARKDPATGLPRKMSFGPRMMKVFRVLARLKGLRGTPLDVFGYTHERRTERRLVRDYEALLQEILSRLDADNHATAVGLASLPQKIRGFGHVKERNLKAAKAEEAELLARFRAAAPAMALAAE; this is translated from the coding sequence ATGGCCGAAGGGCAGGTAGCGCTCCGCGACGTATCGCTCGACGACAAATACGACCTCACCAAGGACCGGGTTTTCATCACCGGTACCCAGGCCGTGGTTCGCATGCTGCTCATGCAGCGCGAGCGGGACCGGCTCGCCGGTCTGAACACGGCGGGCTTCGTCTCCGGCTATCGCGGCTCGCCGCTGGGCGGCATGGACCAGAACCTGTGGCGCGCGCGGCGCTGGCTGGACGAGGCGAACATTCTCTTCCAGCCGGGCCTCAACGAGGAACTTGCCGCGACGGCCGTGTGGGGCTCGCAACAGGCCGAGATCCGCGGCGACGGCAAGCACGATGGCGTTTTTGGCCTCTGGTACGGCAAGGGCCCGGGCGTCGACCGTTCCGGCGACGTGTTCCGCCACGCCAACATGGCCGGCTCGTCGAAACATGGCGGCGTGCTCGCCCTCATGGGCGACGACCACACGGCCGAGTCCTCCACGGTTGCGCACCAGTCGGAATTCCACTTCGTCGACGTGATGATGCCGATCCTGAACCCGGCGGGCGTTCAGGAGATCCTGGATTACGGCCTCTACGGCTATGCCATGAGCCGCTTCTGCGGCACCTGGGTGGCGTTCAAATGCGTGAAGGAGAACATCGAGTCGACCGCCTCCGTCGATGGCGCCCTCGACCGGGTGAAGATCGCTCTTCCCGACGATTTCCAGATGCCGCCCGGCGGCCTCAACATCCGTGCACGCGACGGAGTGCTCGACCAGGAGGCCCGGCTCCAGGATTACAAGCGCGACGCCATGATGGCCTTCGTGCGCGCCAACAACCTGAACCGCATCGTGCTCTCCGGCGGGCGTCAGCCCAAGATCGGCGTGATCACGGTCGGCAAGTCCTATCTCGACGTGCGCCAGGCGCTGGACGAGCTCGGCCTCGACGAGGTGAAGGCCAACGACATGGGCCTGCGCCTCTACAAGGTGGCCTGCCCCTGGCCTCTCTCTCAAGCCGAGCTTGCGGATTTCGCGCGGGGGCTCGATCTCGTCATCGTGGTCGAGGAGAAGCGCTCCCTCATCGAAGTGCAGCTGCGCGAGGAGCTCTACGGCACTGCCAACCAGCCGCTGTGCATCGGCAAGAGGGACGAGAGCGGCAACTGGCTCTTCCCCGTCAAGGGCGCGCTCGACCCCAACGACATCGCGGTTGCGATCGGCGAGCGGCTGCTCAGATACCACAACAACGACGACCTGCGCGGACGGGTCGAGCGGCTGCGCCATGCGCAGCAGGTCCTGGCTGCCACATCGGATGTTGCGACGCGCATCCCGCATTTCTGCTCCGGCTGCCCGCACAACACCTCGACCAAGGTGCCGGAGGGCATGCGCGCCTATGCGGGCATCGGCTGCCACTACATGGTGCAGTGGATGGACCGGGAGACCGACGGCTTCACGCAGATGGGGGGCGAGGGCGCCAACTGGATCGGCGAGGCGCCGTTCTCGACGCGTGGACACGTGTTCCAGAATCTCGGCGACGGTACCTACAACCATTCGGGCGTGCTGGCCCTGCGCTGGGCCATCCATACGAAGACGAACGTCACCTACAAGATCCTGTTCAACGACGCGGTCGCCATGACAGGCGGGCAGAAGCACGAGGGCGGGATCACGGTCGACATGATCGCGCGCCAGGTGCGCGAGGAGGGCGTGGAACGCATCGCCCTCGTGACGGACGAGCCGCACAAATACCCGAAATCCATCCGCTGGCCGCAGGGGATGACGATCCATCACCGCTCCGCCCTCGAGGCGGTGCAGCGGGAGCTCGCGGCCCTGCCGGGCGTGACGGTGATGATCTACGACCAGACCTGCGCATCCGAGAAGCGCCGGCGCCGCAAGCGCGGCGAGTTTCCCGATCCCGACAAGCGCGTCCTCATCAACGATCTCGTCTGCGAGGGATGCGGCGATTGCTCGGTGCAGTCCAACTGCGTCGCGGTGCAGCCGGTCGAGACGGAGTTCGGCCGCAAGCGGCAGATCGACCAGTCGAACTGCAACAAGGATTTCTCCTGCGTGTCGGGCTTCTGCCCGTCCTTCGTGACGGTGCACGGCGCCAAGGTGAAGAAGGCGGCGCCCGTCCAGGCCCGTGACGACGGGGCGCTTCCGGCACTTCCTGAACCTGCGATCCCGGCCATCGACCGGACCTTCAACATCATCGTCACGGGCGTCGGCGGCACAGGCGTCGTCACCATCGGGGCGATCCTCGGCATGGCGGCCCATCTCGAGGGTAAGGGCCTCGGCATGATCGACATGGCGGGCCTCGCCCAGAAGGGCGGCGCGGTCTACAGCCACGTGCGGCTCGCCAATGCGCAGGACGACATCAACGCCATCCGGGTCTCGGCCGAGTCGGCGGATCTGGTCCTCGGCTGCGACCTTGTCGTGACCGGCACCAAAAAGGTGCTGGCCTCGGTCAGGAAGGGACGGACGGCGCTGGTCGTCAACACCGCCGAGGTCATGCCCGGCGAGTTCACCCGCAACGCCGATTTCTCCCTGCCGACGGAGCGTCTCAAGCGCGCCGTCGTGTCGGCCGCAGGAGCCGACGGCGTCGATTTCATCGACGCGACCGCCACTGCCAACGCGCTTCTTGGCAATGCGATCGCGGCCAACATGTTCATGCTGGGCTACGCCTACCAGAAGGGGCGCGTGCCGCTCTCTCGCGCGGCCATCGAGAAGGCCATCGAGCTCAATGGCGAGGCCGTCAAGATGAACCTTGCGGCCTTTGCGTGGGGCCGGCGTGCCGCCGTTGCGCCCGAAATGCTGGCGGTCCTCATGACCGACGCCAAGGCGCCGACCGAATCCCGCAGGTTGTCGGAAACCCTCGACGAGACCATCGACCGGCGCGCGCAGTTCCTCACCGATTACCAGAATGCCCGCTATGCCGTGCGCTATCGCCGGGCCGTGGAGCGCGTGCGCGCCGCGGAGGAAAAGGCCGTTCCGGGCTCGACCAGCCTGACCGACGCGGTGGTGCGTTCGCTCTTCAAGCTCATGGCATACAAGGACGAGTACGAGGTGGCGCGCCTTTATACGGACGGCAGCTTCGAGCGGCAGGTGGCCTCCACCTTCGAGGGCGAGAATCTGCGCTACGAGTTCCACCTCGCGCCGCCGCTTTTCGCCCGCAAGGACCCGGCGACGGGATTGCCGCGCAAGATGAGCTTCGGGCCGCGGATGATGAAGGTCTTCCGGGTTCTGGCACGGCTCAAGGGCCTGCGTGGCACGCCTCTCGACGTGTTCGGCTACACCCATGAGCGCCGCACCGAGCGCCGGCTTGTGCGCGACTACGAGGCCCTGCTCCAGGAGATCCTGTCACGGCTCGATGCGGACAATCACGCAACGGCCGTGGGGCTTGCATCGCTGCCGCAGAAGATCCGCGGCTTCGGCCATGTGAAGGAGCGCAACCTCAAGGCCGCCAAGGCCGAGGAGGCGGAGCTTCTCGCCCGCTTCCGCGCCGCCGCGCCGGCGATGGCGCTTGCAGCGGAGTAA
- a CDS encoding helix-turn-helix domain-containing GNAT family N-acetyltransferase: MMHSVPAEDRVAAFRRFTRFYTRRLGVLREGLLDSPFTLTEARVLYELAHRPSPTSGELCQELELDAGYLSRILKRFEEQGLVRRERSASDGRQHHLTLTDMGREAFAPLDRQSREQIAALLTPLPENDQERIVAAMRLIEERLGGLTDTDAPLTLRPHRPGDMGWIVHRHGALYFQKYGWDETFEALVAEIVAGFIKSFDPDRERCWIAERDGDILGSIFIVRQSDEVAKLRLLYVEPKARGLGVGKRLVDEAIRFSRERGYRQVTLWTNDVLHAARGIYAKAGFRLVSAEAHHSFGHDLVGENWILDL, from the coding sequence ATGATGCATTCCGTTCCGGCCGAGGATCGCGTCGCCGCGTTCCGCCGTTTCACCCGCTTCTACACCCGCCGGCTTGGCGTGCTGCGGGAGGGTCTGCTCGACAGTCCCTTCACACTCACGGAGGCGCGGGTCCTCTACGAACTGGCCCACCGGCCGAGCCCGACCTCGGGCGAACTGTGCCAAGAGCTCGAACTCGATGCCGGTTATCTCAGCCGCATCCTGAAGCGCTTCGAAGAGCAGGGCCTTGTCCGGCGGGAGCGCTCCGCGAGCGACGGGCGCCAGCACCACCTGACCCTGACCGACATGGGACGGGAGGCCTTCGCGCCTCTCGACCGCCAGTCCCGCGAGCAGATCGCCGCGCTCCTGACGCCCCTCCCGGAGAACGACCAGGAGCGGATCGTCGCGGCCATGCGCCTCATCGAGGAGCGGCTCGGCGGTCTGACGGACACCGACGCTCCGCTCACCCTGCGCCCGCATCGCCCGGGCGACATGGGCTGGATCGTCCATCGGCACGGGGCACTCTACTTTCAGAAATACGGCTGGGACGAGACCTTCGAGGCCCTCGTGGCCGAAATCGTCGCGGGCTTCATCAAGTCCTTCGATCCGGACCGGGAGCGCTGCTGGATCGCGGAGCGGGACGGAGACATTCTCGGCTCCATCTTCATCGTCAGGCAATCGGACGAGGTCGCGAAGCTGCGGCTTCTCTACGTGGAGCCGAAGGCCCGCGGCCTCGGCGTCGGCAAACGCCTTGTGGACGAGGCAATCCGCTTCTCGCGGGAGCGCGGCTACCGGCAGGTAACCCTATGGACCAACGATGTCCTGCACGCGGCGCGCGGCATCTACGCCAAGGCGGGCTTCCGGCTGGTCAGCGCGGAAGCGCACCACAGCTTCGGGCACGATCTCGTCGGCGAGAACTGGATTCTCGACCTCTGA
- a CDS encoding bifunctional UDP-sugar hydrolase/5'-nucleotidase, with amino-acid sequence MLPSRPLAALRAGFLGLSLLLSGTALAQEAVTIRFVQTNDIDRMSPEKGRGGFAKLATVIKEERAKGNAFFVHSGDTLSPSLLSGFDKGAHIIDILNRMGVDAMVPGNHEFDLGADVFRARLAEAKFDILATNIVDGEGMPANTKADKIVDVQGVKVGFFGLTTEDTPIVSSPGNIKFKSSINTGRDKVKDLRAKGADIVVAVVHTPLEVDMLLARSSGADVILSGHDEHLLAFYDGKVAVTESESQGNYINVVELTVKKTEKDGKTTVSWTPNFRIVDSATVKPDPEIEAVVKGYEDKLSKELDVEIGVTETPLDSRRATVRGGEAAIGNLVADALRTSVGADVAITNGGGLRADKEYTAGQKLTRRDILAEMPFGNTTVLLEITGDKIKAALENGVSQVRELGGRFPQVSGMVVEVDMKQPPGSRIKSVTVNGQPLDPAKTYKLATNDFMARGGDGYRAFTDAKPLIDVAASQLMASQVIDYVAKAGTVAPKVEGRVVLR; translated from the coding sequence ATGCTCCCCAGCCGACCGCTGGCCGCCCTGCGTGCGGGCTTTCTTGGCTTATCCCTGCTCCTGTCGGGCACGGCCCTGGCCCAGGAGGCCGTGACGATCCGCTTCGTGCAGACCAACGACATCGACCGCATGAGCCCCGAGAAGGGCCGGGGCGGCTTCGCGAAGCTCGCGACGGTGATCAAGGAGGAACGGGCCAAGGGCAACGCCTTCTTCGTCCATTCCGGCGATACTCTCTCGCCCTCGCTGCTCTCCGGGTTCGATAAGGGCGCCCACATCATCGACATCCTCAACCGGATGGGCGTGGACGCCATGGTGCCGGGCAACCACGAATTCGACCTCGGGGCCGATGTGTTCCGGGCGCGCCTGGCGGAGGCCAAGTTCGATATCCTCGCCACCAACATCGTCGACGGCGAAGGCATGCCGGCCAATACCAAGGCCGACAAGATCGTCGATGTCCAGGGCGTCAAGGTCGGCTTCTTCGGCCTGACGACGGAAGACACCCCCATCGTGTCGAGCCCGGGCAACATCAAGTTCAAGTCCTCGATCAATACCGGCCGCGACAAGGTCAAGGATCTGCGTGCCAAGGGCGCCGACATCGTGGTGGCGGTGGTCCATACGCCTCTCGAGGTCGACATGCTGCTGGCGCGCTCGTCGGGCGCCGACGTGATCCTCAGCGGCCACGACGAGCACCTGCTCGCCTTCTATGACGGCAAGGTCGCGGTGACGGAATCCGAGTCGCAGGGCAACTACATCAACGTCGTCGAGCTCACGGTGAAGAAGACCGAGAAGGACGGCAAGACCACGGTGTCATGGACGCCGAATTTCCGGATCGTCGACAGCGCCACGGTCAAGCCCGATCCTGAGATCGAGGCCGTCGTGAAGGGCTACGAGGACAAGCTCTCCAAGGAGCTCGACGTGGAGATCGGCGTTACCGAGACGCCCCTCGACAGCCGGCGCGCCACCGTTCGCGGCGGCGAGGCTGCCATCGGCAACCTGGTGGCGGATGCCCTGCGGACATCGGTCGGGGCCGACGTGGCCATCACCAATGGCGGTGGGCTTCGGGCCGACAAGGAATATACCGCCGGGCAGAAGCTGACCCGCCGCGACATCCTGGCCGAAATGCCCTTCGGCAATACCACGGTCCTGCTCGAGATTACGGGCGACAAGATCAAGGCCGCGCTGGAAAACGGCGTCAGCCAGGTGCGCGAGCTCGGCGGGCGCTTCCCGCAGGTCTCCGGCATGGTCGTGGAGGTGGACATGAAGCAGCCGCCCGGCAGCCGCATCAAGTCCGTCACGGTCAATGGCCAGCCCCTTGACCCGGCCAAGACCTACAAGCTCGCGACCAACGACTTCATGGCCCGTGGCGGCGACGGCTACCGGGCCTTTACGGACGCGAAGCCCCTCATCGACGTCGCCGCGAGCCAGCTCATGGCCTCGCAGGTCATCGACTATGTCGCGAAGGCCGGCACGGTGGCGCCGAAGGTGGAAGGGCGTGTCGTCCTGCGCTGA